DNA from Gracilinanus agilis isolate LMUSP501 chromosome 3, AgileGrace, whole genome shotgun sequence:
CAAAATAGAGAAATTGAAAACAGACTGTGAGTAATAAAACCAAGAACTTTTATAAAACTACCAGTTGATAGATTGGCtccaaaaagagagaggaaaatgaagaggCCAAAACAAAAAGTGAACAATTTGATTtcacaacagaaaaggaaaagaaaatgattagaaACAATTGTACACAATTATGTAGCAAAATTgagaattcagaggaagaagataaGTATCTACAAAAGCACCCAAATCAACAAAACAAGATCTTAAGTAGTCGCATctcagtttcttaaaaaaaaaaaaaagataagttagCTGTAATGAATTGCCAAGAGGAGAACAAAACCagatatagcatttatatagtaccaactgtgtgccaggcctGGGAGGTGAATACtactattatcccatttttatagttgaggaaactgagttaaatagaagtgaagtgacttgcccagggccacaaagctaagAAGGGACTGAggttggattcaaactcaaatcttcctgattccaggccaggcattctctccactgcaccacctagtttgACAAAACAGAAAGgagcaaaacagaaaaagagaatatatgtCAGTCTTCTTTATGAATATGagtgtaaaaattttaaataagatccTGGCAAGAAGATTACAGCAACATAGTATATAATTCAATATGAGCTCATTAAATGCATAGCACCAGTATAGGGTGgcccaatattaggaaaacaatttgcATAATTAATCTCTAATATCTTAAAAGGAGGTAGAAAaatcctttgataaaatacatttattaaaaacaaaaacctaaaaagCATAATTACTTGAAGGTCCTTGATTATGCACAAGAGCACAGATAACTAAAAGTAAGAACACTATTCCCAATGTAGAAACACCAGCAGAACACAAACTCAAACAAAGGGAAAAGCAGGAGCCCTTCTTCCCACGATTATCTGACACAATTCTAGAAATGCTTGCTGTTTAGTAAAACAAGAGAGCAAAATTCAAAGCATGAACATTGGCAAGGAGACAAAAGTCTCCCTGTTTGTACTTTGCCTTTTGGTATACTTAGAACACTGTAGGGGAGAGCAACAGAAAAATGATGATTAATGCTTAAGttgtaatataataatagttaacatttacatagcacctactaagtgcctgGTACTGTGCTGAGCAccttacaattattttctcattaggTTCTTATAACAACCTGGGAGGGTTGGCAGTTATGATCCCCACTTTACAcgtggggaaactgagataaaaggagtcagtgacttgccatgggttgcacagttaggaagtatcagaggccagatttgaacaggtCTTCGTGACCCTGGCAGGACACAAAAAAACTCCACagaaatcaccagcatttctatactGTACTAACAAAACCCAAGGAGAAAACAATGATGAAAAATTCTGTTCAAATGaattataaaatgcaaaatacCTGAGAGTTGGCATACCAAAACATATGCAGtatttatataactataactacaaaactctttttacacaaataaaggaAGACTAGTAATTGGAGAGCTATACAGTACACAGTATGGGTCATAATactgtaataaaaatgaccatgcCACCTAAATTATAGAGTTAGTGTCCTGCCAATCAAATTATCAGAtaacactggtttaaaaaaattaaaccagtagaataaaatagataaggGAGAACAGTCTAAAACAGCAGTCCAGTATTAGTTAAACCCACGGATGTAATTACCCAGAGGTAGACTCCATTTTTTACAAGAACTGCTAGGACTTCTggaaagtgacttggccaaaaaTGGACTTTGATCATCCTGTGCCACCATAAACTCAAAATGCATACATGACTTGAAAACAAAAGATCTTATGAAAAATCCAAAAAGATGGAGTTACTACTCACAACCGTAGCTAGAGATAAAAACCCTTAACATGACAAGGGATACAGGAGATCATAAAAGATAAGTTGGACAATCTTAATTGCACAAAATTAGAAAGCATTTGAAGCAATGAGGTTAATGaagatagaataaaaagagaaacactaGAGTGGGAATAATACCTCAaacaacacttttttaaaaaaaccttatcttccatcttagacctaataattggttccaaggcagaataacagtaagggttaggcaataggagttaagtgactagcccagggtcacagagcttgaacctaggacctcttgtctctgggcctgaaaataacatttttttaaagtccaatATCCACTTTGTACAGagaattcacacacacacacacacacacacacataaaattgGGATTCATTCTCAGAGAGGTGGTCAGAGGATATGAGCAAACAGTTTTTAGAGAATTGCACACTATAGGTGACTACTTGAAAACATGCTCCAAATGACACAGTAATTAAAAAATTCAGCGACTATAATGCTGAGGTTTCATCTCACACCTCAAAAATtgacaagaacaacaaaaaacaatggcAACAGTCAGTATTGATAAGATTGGCCCACTAAAATACTATTGGTAAAACTGAATAGTTTATCCTCTTTACATATTTGGAATTTCGTAAGAAGAGTAATAACCAAACTGCTCCTAGATGCCCTCTGACTTAGGAATCCATTTCTGGGCACACACCTCAAAGATGCCCCAAACAGAGTCAGATGGCCAACAGATTATAAAATGTTTGTAGCTGCCCTCAGCTAGAGAAGGGCTAAAACCAACCTAGAATAAATGAAGGTGGTGGAAGATTATTGGGCAAAAAGAGATGATAAACATTAGGAATTCAGAAAAGTATGAGAAGATTCAGCCTCAACAGATACAGCCTGAGATGAACAGAACCAAAGGAACTCTGCACACAGTACCCTTCAGGGAAAGTTCactaaaagaaaggaaggaaggaaaccagcatttattaagtgccttctgtgtgccaggcaccatgttgAGCACTTTCCAGTTATTCTCCTAAACTCCAAGTAACTGGAAAAACCAGGGATAAACTTACAGAAGAGATGAAGAACCCCTTCTCACAGGAGAAGGTGGGAAACTACAGAGTATTTAAACCCTGTCACATTTATTGGGTGATTTTATGTTATACAGAAAAATTTGGTATGAGTGGGTTGGAGGAAAGGTTTGggttttctaaaaagaaatgtctgatataaagaaaaaagaccttaagtatatatttttttaataatagaagGAAAGAGTTGAGGACTAATgaggtatgtgtatatatgtctagtgaaatgaaaaaggagagggaagggacttGTCCCAATTCTGAATCTGGTGGGATTGACTGTGCCTCCTTTTGCCAGGGGCTGTTTGACATTCTCAGACTCCTATGCCTTTGCTAATTTCACCGTCCTGGCCCTGGGGGTGTGGGCCATTGCTCAGCCAGATTCCCTGGATGCCATAATTATGGTGAGTTTAGGGATTGGGGAAGGACCGGTTTCCCTTTCCCTCTGGGGAGACCTGGACAAGATGCCTCAGGACTGACAACCCTGGATAACCTTTATTTTCACAATTCTTAACCTcctaatcccccccccccaaatcccaaTCTGCTCAGGTCCTTTCTCTTCAATCTAAACAGTTGCATCTACTGACTTCAGTTTCCATATTCTTGTATTTGTAGTAGCCAAACTtacattttcctcctcctcctcctcttcttccttctccttcctcttcttcatcttttgtcTGAGTATcaggttctaagatagaagagtggtaagggggaggcaatgggggttacatgacttgcccagggtcacatagctagaaaatatctgaggccagatttgattccagGGCTTCTGgtctccagatctggtgctctatccactgtgctacctagctgccccaaacttAAATTTTCAAAGGTTTTTTGAGAGCTTACCAATCTTTCCCTTGGACACCATCTTCACCAGCAGCCTGCCTTTTCCACTAGGAAAGAATGCGtgctttttgtttctatttatctggATCAAAACACTCAGTCTAGGCAAATGTCCCTCTCCACGGCTGGCTTAATGGAGATCACTCCTTGTATCAGCTCAACCCAACTCCTTCTCCATCACCAGTACTTTGAGAGAGAGATTTCCTCGCTTTCCTTAAAACAGAAGACTTTATCTTGATGAAAGAAAGGCCTGGACAAATGAACCCTCCTTCCCAGCACTGGTATACCATTGCCCTTTATGGATACTCAGTAAATACTGCCATTCAGCAGGTATTTAGAACATCAGTTCCGTGTTAGTGCTGTGTAGACAGACACTAGTAGGGGGAAGTTAGCTGCTAAGGAGCTCATTATTTAGTTGTTGGGTCAAGACCTAGATGCCTGAAGCAATTAGAGAAAGAGACAAGACCCTCTACTTAAATGTCATAATTAGtgctaaggaaggaaggaaggaaggaagggtgtcGGTCAGGGTGAGATGGAGTTAGTTGGGGCTGGTTTGGTGGGAAGGAGATGGGTTCCGAGCTGGGCCTTGGGAGATGGGTACCATTggataggaagagaagaagggattctaatgatggagaagaggaaaggagccTTGATACAGCACAAATAacccaaacaaaaaataaatgttgaattgaaagGGGAGAGGTTTGTGGAGGTGAGCTTCATGGCAGGGACAGAGAGGGGCACTGGGATGAAGTGTGGCCCTGGTGGGTGGTGGGGGTCAGGGAGAGGGCAGAAGCCAGTCTGAGAGGAGCTAGCAGTGGGGACCAGCATGTGGGTCCCATGGCAGAGGGAGCTCTCAGGTGAGTTCTTGCTCTATCAGTGTAGACTTTCACAGTCTCAGTTGCCTGAGCCCTGAAAGTACATGTTATGAGTTCAGTTGAAATGGCTCTGTTACTGTCAGGAGATTTATGTTTAAAATTACAGGATTAAACCCTGTCTCCTCAGTGTCCTAAAACCAGCTTTCCTACAAGCAGATCTGCAGGGGCTTCATGTCATTCCGGTTTCCTCCCAGTTTTTTTGTAGGCAAAAGATAAGTAAATAACTTAACTCAAACCCCACCCATTCACtcactccctccccccaaaaaagaaagagaataactTGTGCAGGATCCCCTAGCCAGTGTTTATCAAtaggaggaaggtagaggaagataAAAGCTGAATGGCTAGGGCTAGGCCTCTGATGCAGAAGCCCTCCTGGGCCTGTGAGCAAAGGTAGGTGATGAGTAGGTGAGCAGAAGAAGCAGTTTCCTTAGCAGGAAAGTCCTCCCTGGGGACACCTTGACCCTGAAAAATGAAGGTAATTCCTGGCAGGGATTTTGTGAGGTTTCAGATTTGACCAACTTGGAGGCTCCAGACAAAGACAAAAGTTTTCTCTGCTGACCTAGAGAGGTCTCAAGGACTTGGCAGCTAGAGGAGATAATCTGGCATAGTGAGGTCTTGGGAAGAAACATCCGAGATCTCCTGTCACTGGATGCCCCAGCCCTGTAGgatcttttaaagtccttgaactccagggaggtgggaggagcaCTTACTCCTCCATGAGAGGAGATGATTAAAGCTAAGGCAGCCTTCTCCCACATCCCCAACCCTCCCTAAGCCCTCTGGGAATGGATATCTCTTGAGCTAAGGGTTCATTTCTCCACTCTCCCCTCAAAAGGCTTTGAAATAATTATTGATCCACTATGATTTGTGCTAAGCAAATAACAGAGTACCACCTtctattttaaatccttttttaccCTTTTAAGACTAATATAATTGGGGTGATTCCTTATGACTAATCAATGTTTGGGGGTTGTCGTAGAGCAGTTGTCCAGCATTCTAGGGCCTGCCTGGCCTGCTTTGCTGCTATAGAAGCCTGGGGCCTTGTATCCAGAGcattcctccttcccccttccccaaccccCATAGGGCCTGTGCCTAAGCTCTGCCCTATGGGCACTGCCCACATTTTGTATTTTACAGTTTCTAGTTGGTCTGGCCATTACCATCCTCCTGGATATCATCTACATCAGCATCTTCTACCCACGTGGACACACACTATCCGACACAGAGCACTTCGGTACCGGCATGGCCATCTTCAGCCTCCTTCTGAAGCCCCTGTCCTGCCTCTTTGCCTACCACATGTACCGAGAACGAGGGGGCGAGTTCATCCTCAATGTAGGTGAGGCTGCCTCCCCTTCCCATCTCTGTGTCCTGATTCCTCTCACCAAACATCCCTCTCCTGGCCCTTCTCAGGCACTTTTCAATCTTTTCTACCCTGCAGACCAGCCTGACTTCCTTGTTCCTCCCTGTGGTGGCCCAGAGTGAGGAACAATTCCTAAATCTGGTCTTTAACATGTAGGATTGGGACCAAAGATATGGGGGAGCCTGGGGAGTGCAGAAAAGGAGATTCAATTTGTATTGCTCTGCCTTGGAGAAAACGAAAGGAAGATAGTTTAGTTACTGTGGGGTGATGTCTAAATTGAATTCCTCCTTACCAGAATTTCTAAGCCAACCTCTTTagagagctgaaaaaaaaaaaaacacaagttttcttcttcctcttctccctaccCCAGTAGGAAAAGCAGACAAACTTCAGCTTTTCCTTTGGCTCTGATGGGCAGATATGGCCCCAGCCTGAAGTCAGGCAAAACCCAGAGTGAGATGAAGGACCCTTAGGCAGGGCCCAGGAGAAGCACCTCCTCTGTTGTGGACCCTTTCTTTATCTTGAGTTTCAGTTGTCTCAATTCTGCCCAGCCTCTCCCCTGCATTGTctggtttatttattttcaaacaaGCAGGAAATATCTCCGTTTTGCCACAGTACTTTCCATCCCATTCTCTCTTATCTCCCCTTCAAATGGGCAGCAAAGCCATTCAGTGACCACCAGCAAGGTAACACTGCCCAGGAAGGTCAtttttgtaaagcccttagcacagtcgttttcagttttgtctgagtcttcatgatcctatttggggttttcttagcaaaaatactggagtggtttgccatttccttctccacttcattttacaggtgaagaaactgagtcaaagaaagTAAAGGGATCTGCCCagtgacagctaggaagtgtccgaggttaGACTTGAActggggaagatgagtcttcctgacttcagggccgATGCGCTGCCAGCTGCCCCTGCCACATATGAGATGCTAAGAAaggcttcttctcttcctctctcccccttgcAGTCTTGCCTCATTTCCTGTTGAAAAGGCTGTTCCACCAGATTCTAGGTCCTGCTCACAGCTCTTCAGGCAGGACCCACAGTTAACAAGAGGGAAAGTAGAATAGGGTTTTGTGAGCTAGAGTTTAGTCTTAAAGACAACTGTGACTTTTCCCCATTTGGAGGGGAGAACACTGGGCCGGGGTGTGTGGCCAGAGTGCCTTCCTTAACTcaccctctccttcctccatccaTATCTTTAGGTTCCTTTGGCCCCTTGCAGGAACGGAGCACATACCAGACCATTGACCCCCAGGAGGACCCTGCCTTGGCACACCCCTATGCAGACCTGGAAAGCAAGCCAGCAGCTCGGCCCTTCTGAACTCCCTTCCCACTTGATGTCCCCAGAAACCTAGatctcatccttctccttctcatcTAATGCTGGGCATTCATTCACTGACCTTGGGGACACTTAATCCATTCACTTCACCGTTTCCTGTCAGAGCTTATGAGCTCCAGCCAGGAGAGTACTGGATAATggctcctcatctctgcttcctcaGGCCAATGGGCAGAGGATTGAGTgatattctctctcctttgcttGAGCTTCACTGAAGTGTCTCGGTCCCATACTCCTCATGGTCTGACTCACTTGAGGGACTCCCCGCACCTTAATGCACTTTTGACAGGTTGAGTCTGTCCCCACCTCCAGGGCCACATGACCAAGTGCCTTGGCTGTGCCAGGGCCTCTGTAGCCCCAAATGTGGCTGGTGAGAGTAGCTGTCCTCCCCGTGCCCCTGGTGGAGGGGCAGCATCTCCATAGAGGCTAGGGATGGGGCAGCCTTGAGGGAAGCCCTTTCTGCCGCTGCTGCTGCCTCAGCCAGGTTTATGACTCCTCAGGGGAAGCAGCTCCTCCCTAGACCCCCAGATGGAGTCTCTGAACCACTGCCATTGCCTTCGTTACCTCTGCCGAGTTATGGCATTAAAGTTTGAGGGATATGATACCTGGGCTCTGTGTGTTGTGAAGCTGTTTCCGGGTCCCCAGCACACCTGTGGTGGCTTAAACATGGGCATGGGGCTGCCCCAGGGTTCTGAGGATGGCTCTACTCACAGATTATTTCAAGCTTTTCTGATACTGAAATGAGAGACTGCCTCTGCTCTACCTGAACAGGCGATGCCCCACCATCCTGAGCCTTGGCCTTGCCTGAGCCAAGGAGCTTCAGTGCCTCAGTGGGGAGCCTCATTTGTTCACAGGCTCATGTGCTGAAATGCCAGGCCGCTAGCTAAGGGTCTGACCTTTGGCTCCCCCTTCCTGTTGGAGAGCAGCTCACTATGTAGTAATTGAATTCATCCAGTGTCCTGTGTAATTGGAAGTCTTGTacttttgaactacattacccaggagcccactgacttcctgtcattacgttctgacatagacaggagataaattggggggAGCTGGGCATCTaggctctttccttcctatgagggcagctgtgaacgtgggacttttgaacaggtagatcaGCTTGGGCACGTGGTTTTATTtagttacctttttattcctttacttttagtgattattaatcttacaaaaataatatttgaagttatattacatattacttttaatttttcattgtaaaaatgaaaatgcatatacaataacttcaaatactatattttataagatttatttgtTGTAtatgcattttcatttttacagtCCCTAGCATCCCACAGGCCACATTCTTGGTCAGCTTGCCTCCTCTCAAGGGACCCTAAGGGCAGGAAGTAGGTAATGGGGCTTGGATCCCTAACTTTTCTCAAGCTTTCCCAAACCACAAATGAATTTGTGGCCTCCCTTGGCTGCAGTTCATTAGTACTCCAGcctaaaaaaaatcccattcGTTTCTTGGGGGAAACAGCTAAGGCCAGAGGCAGGAGAAGGGCAGAAGCTGAGGGATTGGCCCCTGGAACTTCTAGGTATCCATGGGAGTTTCTGGAAAACCACACAACATTAGCTTCTGGCTACTCAACTGAAGGAAAGCAGAGTTCCttgcttgaatgaatgaatggacaagATAGTGTGTTACCTTAGAGACAAAGATGATGACATTTTGCCTGTGCCCAAGTACCTGCAGTCTAATGGAGAAAGGGGTGACTTCAAATAACCGATCCAGGAGGGAAGGAAGTGTGCCAGAGACATTGGAGATGAATAGCATCACTAGCCTAGCAGGAGGGTAGGATGCCCAGGATGGGCCTTGTGGGCACTAGCAAAGGCACCTCCAATCAGTTTGAAGGGAGAGGGCAGGATGGAATGTTCTCGTTTGCCTGAGCTAGAAGATCTGAAGTGGAGTAAAATGAAACCTGGCCAGAGAGAAGGTGAAGAGCTAGATCGTGGCAAGCCTGGCAAGTTTAGAAAGCCATCCCCTGAAGGTTGGGCTTGGGGACTTTCTCTTGGAGGGGAGGAGGTGACAGTGGCTTCTTTCAAGGCTGGCTAGAATCAAGGACAATTTATATCAGGAGGAGGATAACATTATCATGAGTCTAACAGCTAAGTGGGAGAATAAAGCTGACCTTTTGGACCCAGGATTCTCAATCTCTGTATGGCTGTGGTTCTGATTGGGAACCGTGTGATCCAGGTTTTTACCTAACTGCAGCGTGGTACAGTGGGAAGAATCTGGGAATTGGATTTGAATCTGTTGCtgcatgtgtgaccttggataagtcattccACCTCTAAGTTTCCGTTTTTTCAGCTACTACATAATCACCAAGGTCTCTGTTTCTAAATCTATGGCTGGGAGCTCATCTGTGTAGCATAGGAGATCCCTTTCAACTGGGGACTCACAAATCCCCTGAGAGTATGTGAACTTGGgtgggaagaaatatttttactaacctctggctgaaatttggcatttcctttatTTGGGAAAAACATTCTTAGACTAGTTCTGTAGGCTTTGCCTGATGGCTGTGACATGCAAGAAGGTTAAGAACCCCAATATATCATATTAAGTCTTACTCAGCAGAGAGGAGGATGCATTAAGAAGGGGGCAAACAGCCAGAAACTATGCCAGGGGTCTGAACTCTGGAAGTCTGAGGGCCCTAACAGGACTGGTTCCTTTGGGAGCTCAGAGAAGGGGCTGCTGGGTGCCAGAGAATTCTGAAGCCAAATTAACAGGGTTGGCAAATGACAGGATGGATGGAAGGGTGGAGCAGTCAAAGAAAGGCGACTCTTGGCTGGTTCCATGGGGCTGGGCAGCTAACGTGAAAACTTAACTTCTCCTAAGAGGGGCCACTCCTAAGAGCCAGCAGCCCTCCCGGGGCgtccatttcctcctctgaaaatgaGATGGTGAGACGAATGATCTCTGGGGTCTGTTGACCTTTAAAGCTTAAATGCGCCACTTCACAGATCCATCCCTTCCATTTTTACAAGTGGGTTAACAGGCCTAGAAAAGGCAAGTGAGCTTTCCAAGGCCACTCAAGAAATAAGGTCCCGGGGGCAGTTACCTGGCTCAGTGGTTAGGAAGCCAGGGCCTGGGTTCaactgtggcctcagacccttcctagctttgtggccttgggtaagtcacttaatcggCATTGCCCAGCCTTCGACTCCTCTGCtttggattctaagatggaaggtcaagtACAGGAATAAAGGCGTGGGCCCCTGGGAGCTCAGGCTTACCAGGCAGACACCTGAGGAGGGACCAAAGCAGCCAAGCAGAGGCTCCCCCTAACTCTGACCTAAGTCTGGGCACTGCCAGAAAAGGTCGGAGGCAGCCTGGGGAGGACCAAACCACGCGGCAGATGTTGCGTTCTGGTGGGCACCTGGCAGGGCCAAGGCGGACCCCTCGCCTTTGGGGCTGCGTGACGCCGGGCACAGGGACACATCGCACACCTGGTGTGCGCCCAAGAGCCAAGCCGCGAATGGGGTTTGCTAGGGACGCTGGCCCCGGGAGGCGCCGTGTGCTCGGTGCGTTTTGTTAAGGACGCAGCCAATCAGCGCCCCCAGTCTCTGCACCGAGCCTGCCGGGTCTGCCGAAGCACGAGCCGCCAGCTGCTCCGGCGGACTCCAGCCCGGCCTGGCCCCGCCCCATCCCTCCCATTGGCCGCGGGCCGCGAACTTGAACCCGCGGCGGGGCCGAGCCAGCCAGACGTTAGCCGGCTGCT
Protein-coding regions in this window:
- the LOC123243098 gene encoding type-1 angiotensin II receptor-associated protein isoform X2, encoding MELPAVNLKAIVLVHWLLTTWGCLTFSDSYAFANFTVLALGVWAIAQPDSLDAIIMFLVGLAITILLDIIYISIFYPRGHTLSDTEHFGTGMAIFSLLLKPLSCLFAYHMYRERGGEFILNVGSFGPLQERSTYQTIDPQEDPALAHPYADLESKPAARPF
- the LOC123243098 gene encoding type-1 angiotensin II receptor-associated protein isoform X1; the protein is MELPAVNLKAIVLVHWLLTTWGCLTFSDSYAFANFTVLALGVWAIAQPDSLDAIIMFLVGLAITILLDIIYISIFYPRGHTLSDTEHFGTGMAIFSLLLKPLSCLFAYHMYRERGGEFILNVPLAPCRNGAHTRPLTPRRTLPWHTPMQTWKASQQLGPSELPSHLMSPET